From a single Raphanus sativus cultivar WK10039 chromosome 3, ASM80110v3, whole genome shotgun sequence genomic region:
- the LOC108847336 gene encoding ADP,ATP carrier protein 2, mitochondrial: MVEQTQFQKASGQIIRSGVSQDIHGYASALQSPAMYQRRVAYGNYSNAAFQYPLAGAATSRIVATTSPVFVQAPAEKGFSSFAIDFLMGGVSAAVSKTAAAPIERVKLLIQNQDEMLKAGRLSEPYKGIGDCFGRTIKDEGFGSLWRGNTANVIRYFPTQALNFAFKDYFKRLFNFKKDRDGYWKWFAGNLGSGGAAGASSLLFVYSLDYARTRLANDSKAAKKGGERQFNGLVDVYKKTLKSDGIAGLYRGFNISCVGIIVYRGLYFGLYDSLKPLLPADLQDSFFASFALGWLITNGAGLASYPIDTVRRRMMMTSGEAVKYKSSMDAFQQILKKEGPKSLFKGAGANILRAIAGAGVLSGYDKLQLLLLGKKYGSGSG; this comes from the exons ATGGTTGAACAGACTCAGTTCCAGAAGGCATCAGGCCAAATCATTCGTTCGGGTGTTTCTCAGGACATTCACGGTTACGCTTCTGCTCTCCAGAGCCCCGCTATGTACCAGAGGCGTGTGGCGTACGGAAACTACTCAAACGCTGCGTTCCAGTATCCTCTCGCCGGCGCCGCCACTTCCAGGATCGTGGCGACTACTTCTCCCGTGTTTGTCCAGGCTCCAGCGGAGAAAGGGTTCTCTAGCTTCGCTATTGACTTCCTCATGGGTGGTGTTTCCGCCGCTGTGTCCAAGACCGCTGCTGCTCCCATCGAGCGTGTCAAGCTTTTGATTCAGAACCAGGATGAGATGCTCAAGGCTGGAAGGCTCTCTGAGCCTTACAAGGGTATTGGTGACTGTTTCGGAAGGACTATTAAGGATGAGGGTTTTGGTTCTTTGTGGAGAGGAAACACTGCTAACGTTATCCGTTACTTCCCCACTCAG GCCTTGAACTTTGCGTTCAAAGATTACTTCAAGAGGCTTTTCAACTTCAAGAAAGACAGGGATGGTTACTGGAAGTGGTTTGCTGGTAACTTGGGATCCGGAGGTGCTGCTGGTGCCTCTTCCCTTCTCTTTGTGTATTCTCTTGACTACGCACGTACCCGTCTTGCCAATGACTCTAAGGCAGCCAAGAAGGGAGGTGAAAGGCAGTTCAATGGTCTTGTCGATGTCTACAAGAAGACCCTCAAGTCTGATGGTATTGCTGGACTTTACCGTGGATTCAACATCTCCTGTGTTGGTATCATTGTCTACCGTGGTCTCTACTTTGGTCTGTACGACTCTTTGAAGCCTCTTCTCCCTGCTGACCTCCAG GACAGCTTCTTCGCTAGCTTTGCCCTTGGATGGCTCATCACCAACGGTGCAGGTCTTGCATCATACCCCATTGACACTGTCCGTAGAAGAATGATGATGACGTCGGGTGAGGCCGTGAAGTACAAGAGTTCGATGGATGCCTTCCAGCAGATCCTCAAGAAGGAAGGACCCAAGTCACTCTTCAAGGGTGCTGGTGCCAACATCCTGCGGGCCATTGCAGGTGCTGGTGTGCTCTCTGGATACGACAAGCTGCAGTTACTTCTTCTCGGAAAGAAGTACGGATCAGGATCTGGTTAA
- the LOC108847515 gene encoding flowering time control protein FY isoform X1, with protein sequence MYGDSMQQQLPPMQNQHLGGPPMHHPPPMMRHPSASSTNINPDYHHPGSAPNPFDSHVDGFGGKRMRKHTQRKAVDYTSTVVRYIQARTWQRDSRDMTSLQPTPAAAVDMLPPVAYSDNPSTSFAAKFVHSSLNKNRCSINCVLWTPSGRRLITGSQSGEFTLWNGQSFNFEMILQAHDQPIRSMVWSHNDIWMVSGDDGGTLKYWQSNMNNVKANRTAHKESIRDLSFCKTDLKFCSCSDDTTVKVWDFTKCQEEITLTGHGWDVKCVDWHPTKSLLVSGGKDQLVKIWDARTARELCSLHGHKNMVLSVKWNQNGNLLLTASKDQLIKLYDIRTMKELESFRGHKKDVTSLAWHPSHEEYFVSGSVDGSICHWIVGHENPQIEIPNAHDNSVWDLAWHPIGYLLCSGSNDHTTKFWCRNRPGDNPRDALTMQNQGYNEQGFGNRMPDNFQPSEASPTPGAFVPGLTRNEGTIPGIGIAMPFDASSQGEHKQPLMAPPLPPGPHPSLIGSGQQQGYQQQQHHQGHPQQIPPMPNMPHLQRPPSSHMPLHPHPHHPRPMQMPPHGHMPPSSMPMSHQMPGPMGTHGGMNPQMSQGHYMGPPSGAFQGPPSSGGPQMYPQGRGFNRPQMMPGYNNPFQQQPQPPLPGGPPPNTNQQHQ encoded by the exons ATGTACGGAGATTCGATGCAGCAGCAGCTCCCACCGATGCAGAATCAACACCTCGGAGGTCCACCGATGCATCATCCCCCACCGATGATGCGGCATCCCTCGGCCTCCTCCACCAATATCAATCCCGATTACCACCATCCCGGCTCTGCCCCAAATCCCTTCGACT CACATGTTGACGGTTTTGGGGGGAAACGAATGAGAAAGCACACACAGAGAAAGGCTGTTGATTACACGAGTACTGTTGTGAGATACATTCAG GCTCGTACGTGGCAGCGAGACTCAAGGGATATGACCTCTTTGCAACCAACCCCAGCTGCTGCAGTTGAT ATGCTTCCTCCAGTTGCCTATTCAGATAATCCTTCTACGAGCTTTGCTGCGAAGTTTGTTCACTCATCGCTTAACAAGAACCGTTGTTCAATCAACTGTGTATTG tgGACACCTTCAGGAAGACGTCTTATCACTGGCTCCCAAAGTGGGGAGTTTACTCTTTGGAATGGGCAATCTTTCAATTTCGAGATGATTCTTCAG GCACATGATCAACCTATAAGGTCGATGGTATGGAGCCACAATGACATTTGGATGGTTTCTGGTGATGATGGAGGCACACTAAA GTACTGGCAGAGCAATATGAATAATGTGAAAGCCAATAGAACTGCTCACAAGGAATCTATTCGTGATCTAAG TTTCTGTAAAACAGATTTGAAGTTCTGTTCGTGTTCTGATGATACAACTGTTAAAGTTTGGGATTTTACCAAGTGCCAAGAAGAAATTACATTAACCG GCCATGGTTGGGATGTCAAGTGCGTCGACTGGCACCCCACAAAGTCCCTACTAGTTTCTG GTGGAAAAGATCAACTTGTCAAAATCTGGGATGCCAGAACTGCAAGAGAGCTTTGCTCACT TCATGGTCACAAAAACATGGTGCTTAGTGTGAAGTGGAACCAGAATGGCAATTTGCTTTTAACAGCCTCGAAAGATCAACTAATTAAG CTGTATGATATAAGGACTATGAAGGAGCTTGAATCCTTTCGTGGGCACAAGAAAGATGTAACAT CTTTGGCGTGGCATCCATCCCATGAAGAATACTTTGTCAGTGGGAGCGTTGATGGATCCATTTGTCATTGGATTGTGGG GCATGAAAACCCGCAGATTGAAATCCCTAATGCTCATGATAACAGTGTTTGGGATCTTGCGTGGCATCCTATTGGATATCTTCTTTGCAG TGGGAGCAACGATCACACAACCAAGTTTTGGTGCAGAAACAGGCCTGGAGATAATCCTCGAGATGCGCTTACTATGCAGAACCAAG GCTATAATGAACAAGGTTTTGGCAATCGCATGCCTGATAATTTCCAACCATCTGAGGCATCGCCAACTCCTGGAGCATTTGTTCCTGGGCTGACACGGAATGAGGGGACCATCCCGGGAATCGGGATAGCAATGCCATTTGATGCATCCTCTCAAGGGGAACATAAACAGCCTCTCATGGCTCCTCCGCTGCCACCTGGTCCCCACCCATCGCTTATTGGAAGTGGCCAGCAGCAAGGGTATCAGCAACAACAACACCACCAAGGTCATCCCCAGCAAATCCCTCCAATGCCCAATATGCCTCATCTTCAGCGACCACCATCGTCTCATATGCCATTGcatcctcatcctcatcatccCCGGCCTATGCAGATGCCTCCTCACGGTCACATGCCACCTTCCTCAATGCCTATGTCTCATCAGATGCCCGGACCAATG GGAACGCATGGCGGCATGAATCCGCAGATGTCGCAAGGCCATTATATGGGTCCTCCTTCTGGAGCATTTCAAGGACCACCAAGCAGTGGTGGACCCCAAATGTATCCCCAAGGACGTGGTTTCAACCGTCCACAGATGATGCCAGGGTACAACAACCCTTTCCAACAG CAGCCTCAACCGCCTTTACCTGGAGGCCCTCCACCAAACACCAATCAACAACATCAGTAG
- the LOC108847515 gene encoding flowering time control protein FY isoform X2 has product MYGDSMQQQLPPMQNQHLGGPPMHHPPPMMRHPSASSTNINPDYHHPGSAPNPFDSHVDGFGGKRMRKHTQRKAVDYTSTVVRYIQARTWQRDSRDMTSLQPTPAAAVDMLPPVAYSDNPSTSFAAKFVHSSLNKNRCSINCVLWTPSGRRLITGSQSGEFTLWNGQSFNFEMILQAHDQPIRSMVWSHNDIWMVSGDDGGTLKYWQSNMNNVKANRTAHKESIRDLSFCKTDLKFCSCSDDTTVKVWDFTKCQEEITLTGHGWDVKCVDWHPTKSLLVSGGKDQLVKIWDARTARELCSLHGHKNMVLSVKWNQNGNLLLTASKDQLIKLYDIRTMKELESFRGHKKDVTSLAWHPSHEEYFVSGSVDGSICHWIVGHENPQIEIPNAHDNSVWDLAWHPIGYLLCSGSNDHTTKFWCRNRPGDNPRDALTMQNQGYNEQGFGNRMPDNFQPSEASPTPGAFVPGLTRNEGTIPGIGIAMPFDASSQGEHKQPLMAPPLPPGPHPSLIGSGQQQGYQQQQHHQGHPQQIPPMPNMPHLQRPPSSHMPLHPHPHHPRPMQMPPHGHMPPSSMPMSHQMPGPMGTHGGMNPQMSQGHYMGPPSGAFQGPPSSGGPQMYPQGRGFNRPQMMPGYNNPFQQPQPPLPGGPPPNTNQQHQ; this is encoded by the exons ATGTACGGAGATTCGATGCAGCAGCAGCTCCCACCGATGCAGAATCAACACCTCGGAGGTCCACCGATGCATCATCCCCCACCGATGATGCGGCATCCCTCGGCCTCCTCCACCAATATCAATCCCGATTACCACCATCCCGGCTCTGCCCCAAATCCCTTCGACT CACATGTTGACGGTTTTGGGGGGAAACGAATGAGAAAGCACACACAGAGAAAGGCTGTTGATTACACGAGTACTGTTGTGAGATACATTCAG GCTCGTACGTGGCAGCGAGACTCAAGGGATATGACCTCTTTGCAACCAACCCCAGCTGCTGCAGTTGAT ATGCTTCCTCCAGTTGCCTATTCAGATAATCCTTCTACGAGCTTTGCTGCGAAGTTTGTTCACTCATCGCTTAACAAGAACCGTTGTTCAATCAACTGTGTATTG tgGACACCTTCAGGAAGACGTCTTATCACTGGCTCCCAAAGTGGGGAGTTTACTCTTTGGAATGGGCAATCTTTCAATTTCGAGATGATTCTTCAG GCACATGATCAACCTATAAGGTCGATGGTATGGAGCCACAATGACATTTGGATGGTTTCTGGTGATGATGGAGGCACACTAAA GTACTGGCAGAGCAATATGAATAATGTGAAAGCCAATAGAACTGCTCACAAGGAATCTATTCGTGATCTAAG TTTCTGTAAAACAGATTTGAAGTTCTGTTCGTGTTCTGATGATACAACTGTTAAAGTTTGGGATTTTACCAAGTGCCAAGAAGAAATTACATTAACCG GCCATGGTTGGGATGTCAAGTGCGTCGACTGGCACCCCACAAAGTCCCTACTAGTTTCTG GTGGAAAAGATCAACTTGTCAAAATCTGGGATGCCAGAACTGCAAGAGAGCTTTGCTCACT TCATGGTCACAAAAACATGGTGCTTAGTGTGAAGTGGAACCAGAATGGCAATTTGCTTTTAACAGCCTCGAAAGATCAACTAATTAAG CTGTATGATATAAGGACTATGAAGGAGCTTGAATCCTTTCGTGGGCACAAGAAAGATGTAACAT CTTTGGCGTGGCATCCATCCCATGAAGAATACTTTGTCAGTGGGAGCGTTGATGGATCCATTTGTCATTGGATTGTGGG GCATGAAAACCCGCAGATTGAAATCCCTAATGCTCATGATAACAGTGTTTGGGATCTTGCGTGGCATCCTATTGGATATCTTCTTTGCAG TGGGAGCAACGATCACACAACCAAGTTTTGGTGCAGAAACAGGCCTGGAGATAATCCTCGAGATGCGCTTACTATGCAGAACCAAG GCTATAATGAACAAGGTTTTGGCAATCGCATGCCTGATAATTTCCAACCATCTGAGGCATCGCCAACTCCTGGAGCATTTGTTCCTGGGCTGACACGGAATGAGGGGACCATCCCGGGAATCGGGATAGCAATGCCATTTGATGCATCCTCTCAAGGGGAACATAAACAGCCTCTCATGGCTCCTCCGCTGCCACCTGGTCCCCACCCATCGCTTATTGGAAGTGGCCAGCAGCAAGGGTATCAGCAACAACAACACCACCAAGGTCATCCCCAGCAAATCCCTCCAATGCCCAATATGCCTCATCTTCAGCGACCACCATCGTCTCATATGCCATTGcatcctcatcctcatcatccCCGGCCTATGCAGATGCCTCCTCACGGTCACATGCCACCTTCCTCAATGCCTATGTCTCATCAGATGCCCGGACCAATG GGAACGCATGGCGGCATGAATCCGCAGATGTCGCAAGGCCATTATATGGGTCCTCCTTCTGGAGCATTTCAAGGACCACCAAGCAGTGGTGGACCCCAAATGTATCCCCAAGGACGTGGTTTCAACCGTCCACAGATGATGCCAGGGTACAACAACCCTTTCCAACAG CCTCAACCGCCTTTACCTGGAGGCCCTCCACCAAACACCAATCAACAACATCAGTAG
- the LOC108847516 gene encoding protein IQ-DOMAIN 11 — protein MTNKKGLFTLLKRVFISEANSEKKEKRRRWTFWKLKVRKRLPTITAPPPENGTRNESHEEQQKEESLSDVGEVSQVSSSQKFDSIEKLEGSTSPETTAHLVAQYQLFLNREEQALAATRIQTAFRGHLARKALRALKGIVKLQAYIRGRAVRRQAMTTLKCLQSVVNIQSQVYGKRAQIPRGSHRDYEESHMFSENILKVDTNGQKRWDDSLLTKEEAKAVVMSKREAALRRERIKEYAVTHRKSAESYQKRSNTKWKYWLDEWVDTQRTKSKELEDLDLSLRTKPKDETMNKTPRNSSPRRLVTNNHRRQASISEEEPQNPVAPVTTVNTPTYMVATESAKAKSRSLSSPRIRPRSFDTQSESYSPYKNKLCLTTSVMSEAPSKVRVGNSNGNNNRASAYQQRSPGLRGFNMGPLKSCNNGTLLNDLSINSERSLPSWSKQSSLR, from the exons ATGACAAATAAGAAGGGATTATTCACTCTATTGAAAAGGGTTTTTATTTCAGAAGCTAACTCAGAAAAG aaagagaagagaagaagatggacGTTTTGGAAACTTAAAGTGAGAAAAAGATTACCTACCATTACAGCACCACCACCTGAGAACGGGACAAGAAACGAATCTCATGAGGAACAACAGAAGGAGGAAAGCTTGTCAGATGTTGGTGAGGTCAGCCAAGTATCTTCTAGTCAAAAGTTTGATTCCATAGAGAAGTTAGAAGGTTCAACATCCCCGGAGACTACTGCTCACCTGGTAGCCCAGTATCAACTGTTTCTAAATAGAGAGGAACAAGCTCTCGCTGCTACTCGGATTCAAACAGCTTTCCGTGGCCATCTT GCAAGGAAAGCTCTACGGGCGTTGAAGGGAATAGTAAAGCTCCAAGCTTACATCAGAGGTCGTGCAGTGAGACGCCAAGCAATGACTACACTCAAATGCTTGCAATCCGTTGTGAACATTCAGTCACAGGTCTACGGCAAGAGAGCACAAATCCCCAGAGGCTCTCACAGAGATTACGAAGAGAGCCACATGTTCAGCGAGAACATACTCAAG GTGGACACAAACGGTCAGAAGAGATGGGACGATAGTCTATTAACAAAGGAAGAGGCCAAAGCTGTGGTGATGAGCAAGAGAGAAGCTGCCTTAAGAAGAGAAAGGATCAAAGAATATGCAGTCACTCACCGG AAATCTGCAGAGTCGTACCAGAAACGGAGTAACACCAAGTGGAAGTACTGGTTAGACGAATGGGTAGACACTCAACGAACCAAGAGCAAGGAGCTAGAAGATCTGGACTTGTCCTTGAGAACAAAGCCTAAAGACGAAACTATGAATAAAACACCAAGAAACTCATCGCCAAGAAGATTGGTGACTAATAATCATAGAAGACAAGCTTCAATAAGTGAAGAGGAACCACAAAACCCTGTGGCTCCTGTCACCACCGTCAATACACCAACTTACATGGTTGCAACAGAGTCAGCAAAGGCAAAGTCAAGATCACTGAGCTCACCGAGGATAAGACCGAGAAGTTTCGACACGCAGTCAGAGAGTTACTCGCCGTATAAGAACAAGCTATGCCTGACGACTTCGGTGATGAGTGAAGCACCAAGCAAAGTGAGGGTTGGGAATAGCAATGGCAATAACAATAGGGCGAGTGCATACCAGCAAAGGTCTCCAGGGTTAAGGGGGTTCAACATGGGCCCATTGAAATCATGCAATAATGGTACTTTATTAAACGATCTCAGCATTAACTCGGAACGATCTCTACCTAGCTGGAGCAAGCAGAGCAGCTTGAGATGA
- the LOC108844532 gene encoding ATP synthase subunit O, mitochondrial-like, with product MALAGRIRSGISFFKTTSVSPARSHLRGAPLIPALRDYATACAQKTANVKVPVALVGESGNFASWLYIAAVKMNSLEKIESDLSELVEAMKTSPIFSQFTKDPSVPRETRLAAIVDVCDKAKFAEPTKNFLSLLAENGKLKNLDVIVKKFMQLTTAHRGDVKVLVTTVMPLPPAEEKELKETLQEIIGEGKKVTVEQKIDPSIYGGLIVEFQQKVLDMSIRTRAQQMERLLREPVDFTNL from the exons ATGGCGTTGGCTGGTCGTATCAGATCCGGGATCTCCTTCTTCAAGACCACCTCCGTCTCACCTGCTAGATCTCACCTCCGTGGAGCGCCGCTCATCCCCGCG TTGAGAGACTACGCAACAGCTTGCGCTCAGAAGACCGCCAATGTTAAG GTGCCTGTTGCTTTAGTTGGTGAATCTGGAAACTTCGCTTCGTGGCTGTACATTGCAGCTGTGAAAATGAACTCCTTGGAGAAGATCGAGTCTGATCTCTCTGAGCTCGTCGAGGCTATGAAGACGAGCCCTATTTTTTCGCAGTTCACTAAAGATCCCTCTGTTCCTAGAGAGACGAGACTCGCTGCTATCGTGGATGTTTGTGATAAAGCCAAGTTCGCAGAACCCACCAAGAACTTCCTCT CTCTGTTAGCTGAGAACGGGAAGCTGAAGAATTTGGACGTGATTGTGAAAAAATTCATGCAGTTGACGACAGCACATAGAGGAGATGTCAAGGTTTTGGTTACCACTGTCATG CCGCTTCCACCTGCTGAGGAGAAGGAGTTGAAGGAGACACTCCAGGAGATAATTGGAGAAGGGAAGAAAGTAACTGTGGAACAAAAG ATTGATCCGAGTATCTACGGAGGGCTAATAGTAGAGTTTCAACAAAAGGTGTTGGACATGTCTATCAGGACAAGGGCACAGCAGATGGAGAGGCTCCTCCGTGAGCCTGTTGACTTCACCAACCTTTGA
- the LOC108844586 gene encoding cytochrome b-c1 complex subunit Rieske-2, mitochondrial-like, with product MLRVAGRRLLSVQQRSSTATSVVFARDYTISNGGDSSSTPRSVPSDLSSFSSYHRSLIRGFSSQVITQGNEIGFPSEVPATVEAVKTPNSKIIYDDHNHERYPPGDPSKRAFAYFVLSGGRFVYASVLRLLVLKLIVSMSATKDVLALASLEVDLGSIEPGTTVTVKWRGKPVFIRRRTEDDIKLANSVDLGSLRDPQEDAVRVKNPEWLVVVGVCTHLGCIPLPNAGDYGGWFCPCHGSHYDISGRIRKGPAPYNLEVPTYSFLEENKLLIG from the exons ATGCTGCGAGTTGCAGGGAGGAGGCTTTTGTCTGTTCAGCAGAGATCATCGACTGCGACATCCGTCGTCTTTGCCCGAGATTATACCATCTCCAATGGTGGTGACTCCTCTTCCACCCCAAGATCTGTTCCCTCAGATCTTTCATCTTTCAGTTCTTACCACCGGAGCCTTATAAGAG GTTTCTCATCTCAAGTCATTACTCAAGGAAACGAGATAGGTTTTCCCTCCGAAGTCCCAGCCACCGTGGAGGCTGTCAAGACACCTAACTCGAAGATTATCTATGATGACCATAACCATGAGCGTTACCCGCCTGGTGACCCTAGCAAGCGTGCCTTCGCGTATTTCGTCCTGTCCGGTGGGAGGTTTGTCTACGCCTCTGTTCTCCGCCTTCTTGTTCTGAAGCTCATTGTCAGCATGTCCGCAACTAAAGACGTCCTTGCCCTCGCATCCCTCGAGGTCGACCTCGGGAGCATCGAACCGGGAACCACTGTGACCGTCAAGTGGCGTGGTAAGCCCGTGTTCATCAGGAGAAGAACAGAAGATGACATCAAGCTGGCCAATAGCGTGGATCTTGGATCTCTGAGAGACCCTCAAGAAGATGCGGTCAGGGTCAAGAATCCGGAGTGGTTAGTGGTTGTTGGAGTCTGCACTCACTTAGGGTGCATCCCTTTGCCGAATGCTGGTGACTACGGTGGTTGGTTTTGTCCGTGTCACGGTTCGCATTACGACATCTCTGGAAGGATTAGGAAAGGTCCTGCACCGTATAACCTGGAAGTACCAACCTACAGCTTCTTGGAAGAGAACAAGTTACTCAttggttga
- the LOC108847735 gene encoding uncharacterized protein LOC108847735: protein MASVSNLTNLTPAAATSTGSRSSSVIPRSFVNIRKLSSSSHLSLRYNQQTRPSLFVRCSASGGNGSSAKRTTLHDLYEKEGQSPWYDNLCRPVTDLIPFIARGVRGVTSNPAIFQKAISTSDAYNDQFRTLVESGTPIKKAYWGLVVKDIQDACELFEPIYDQTEAEDGYVSVEVSPLLADDPKTTVQAAKLLHKSVNRRNVYIKIPATSPCLTSIRDVIASGISVNVTLIFSIARYEAVIDAYLDGLEASGLEDLSRVTSVASFFVSRVDTLMDKMLEKIGTPEALDLRGKAAVAQAALAYQLYQKKFSGPRWEALVKKGAKKQRLLWASTSVKNPAYSDTLYVAPLIGPDTVSTMPDQALEAFIDHGIVKRTIDANVSEAEGVYSAIEKLGIDWNKVGEQLEEEGVDSFKKSFESLLGTLLDKANTLKLASH, encoded by the exons ATGGCGTCCGTTTCCAACCTCACCAACCTTACACCAGCCGCCGCCACTTCTACCGGCTCTAGATCTTCCTCCGTCATACCAAGATCCTTCGTTAACATCCGCAagctttcctcttcttcccaTCTTTCTCTTCGTTACAACCAACAGACCAGACCTTCCCTCTT TGTGAGGTGTTCAGCCTCCGGTGGAAATGGAAGTTCTGCAAAGAGAACTACTCTTCATGATCTATATGAGAAGGAAGGCCAGAGTCCTTGGTATGACAATCTATGCCGTCCTGTCACTGATCTTATCCCCTTTATTGCCCGTGGCGTTCGTGGTGTAACTAGCAACCCTGcg ATCTTCCAGAAAGCCATATCCACTTCAGATGCTTATAATGATCAGTTCAG GACACTTGTGGAGTCTGGAACGCCTATTAAAAAAGCGTACTGGGGGCTTGTGGTGAAGGATATTCAAGATGCTTGCGAGCTTTTTGAGCCAATCTATGACCAGACCGAAGCTGAGGATGGATATGTCTCTGTTGAAGTTTCACCTCTGCTTGCTGATGATCCCAAAACCACAGTTCAAGCTGCTAAACTTCTTCACAAGTCTGTGAACCGTCGTAATGTTTATATTAAGATCCCTGCTACTTCTCCATGCCTTACTTCCATCAGGGATGTCATTGCTTCCGGCATAAGTGTCAATGTTACG CTTATATTCTCAATAGCTAGATATGAGGCAGTGATTGATGCTTATTTGGATGGGCTGGAGGCGTCTGGACTTGAGGACCTCTCAAGAGTTACAAGTGTTGCTTCATTCTTTGTCAGCAGGGTGGATACTCTCATGGACAAGATGCTTGAGAAGATTGGTACACCAGAAGCTCTAGACCTCCGTGGAAAG GCGGCTGTGGCTCAAGCTGCATTAGCATACCAGCTATACCAGAAAAAGTTCTCAGGTCCAAGATGGGAAGCTCTAGTGAAGAAAGGTGCCAAGAAGCAGAGGCTTCTCTGGGCATCGACAAGTGTTAAAAACCCAGCTTACTCTGACACTCTTTATGTTGCTCCTCTCATTGGACCTGACACT GTGTCAACAATGCCAGATCAAGCCCTGGAAGCATTTATTGATCATGGAATCGTGAAGAGGACGATAGATGCGAATGTGTCAGAAGCAGAAGGGGTTTACAGTGCAATAGAGAAGCTGGGGATAGACTGGAACAAGGTGGGAGAACAGTTGGAAGAAGAAGGTGTAGACTCGTTCAAGAAGAGTTTCGAGAGTCTGCTTGGTACACTTCTAGACAAGGCCAACACTCTCAAACTAGCCAGCCATTGA